The nucleotide sequence TGAGTGAGCGTTTGAAGCGATATTTTTAAGTGATTGTTCTTTCAATAAAAAAATAGTTTATACTTTAATCTTTAAGTAACCTTAAAAATAATGGTCAAATCGAACTAAATGTTGTTTATTTTTAATTCAATTAGAATAAATGATGTAGAAAAATTAAAATTAAAATTAACTAGTTTGAACATCAACCAGTCGGTTTTAAAAGTCTCAGTAAAATCATGATCATGTAATTTTTTTGTAAATTAATACATTACAAAATACTCAGTTTATGCATAATGGAATAGTCTTAAGTTGCATAGGTTTTATTTTAATGGATCCCTCGCCGTGCGTTGATCTTCCATCTCTATTTCTAGCTTACTCGAACGGGGTAATTCTCTAATGGAATTTTTATTAGATCCCGGAATCTGGGTAGGTTTAATTACTCTTATTATTCTTGAAATTGTTCTAGGTATTGATAACCTAGTCTTCATTGCCATTCTGGCTGAAAAACTACCTCCTGAACAACGTGATAAGGCCCGTGTGATTGGTTTATCTTTAGCGTTGTTTATGCGTCTAGGTCTGTTATTTGCCATTGCTTGGTTGGTCACTTTGACACAACCATTGATTACCGTGTTTGACTGGACCTTCTCCGGTCGGGACCTGATCTTGTTATTTGGTGGCTTGTTCTTGGTGTATAAGGCCGTTACTGAGCTGCATGAAAAGATTGAAGGCAAACCTGAAGTCACAGTATCTACCAACGTGGTATATGCAAGTTTCACTGCTGTTGTTGCACAGATTGTTGTTTTAGATGCTGTTTTTTCTTTAGATTCAGTAATTACCGCCATTGGTATGGTCGACAACATTTATGTCATGATGGCTGCAATGATTGTTGCAATGGGCGTGATGCTACTGGCATCGAAACCATTGACCAACTTTGTGAACCGCCATCCAACCGTGGTGATTCTGTGTTTAAGCTTCCTGCTTTTGATTGGTATCAGTCTGATAGCAGAAGGTTTTGGTTTCCATATTCCAAAAGGCTATATCTATTCAGGTATTGGTGTCGCGATCATAATCGAAGCATTTAACCAGTTCGGTCAGCGTAATGCTGCTAAACATGAATCTAAGATTCCTTTGCGTCATCGTACTGCCGACTCGATTTTAAAATTGATGGGTGGCAAGCTAGAGACGACTGATACTCAAAATAATGAGGCACAAGAAACCTTTGCAGATGAAGAGCGCTATATGATTGGCGGGGTGCTTACCCTTGCAGAGCGTTCAGTCGCTTCGATCATGACGCCGCGCAGTCAGATTTCATGGGTTGATCTGGAAGATAGCCCAGAACAGATCCGTGAAAAAATTCTGTCTGTTCCACACAGTCTGTTCCCTGTATGTCGCGGTAGCCTGGATAAGGTCATTAGCGTAGTACGTGCCAAAGAATTACTGGATGTACTGGAAGAGCCGGAAGAATTAAAAGCACTGATCAAACGTCATCGTCCAATTTATATCTTTGAAAAGATGAAGGTTATTGATGCAATCAATACCTTGCGTACTTCTAAAGGTTCTTTGGTCTTGGTCAGTGATGAGTTTGGTAATGTGCAGGGTCTGATTTCACCGCTAGATGTGTTTGAAGCAATTGCTGGTGAATTCCCGGATGCTGATGAGCAGCTAGATCTAGTTAAAATCGATGATACACACTGGATCGCATCGGGCATGTTAGACCTGTATCAGCTTGAGCTGGAACTTGGCATGATTGATCTGATTGATGAAGATGCGGGTTATATCAGTGTTGCGGGTTTGATTCTGGATAAAACCAACAGTACGGTTGAAGTGGGCACCGAGTTAAATTATCAGGGTGTACAGTTCAAAGTCACTGAAATTGAAAGCAATCGTATCAAGTCGGTCAGCATTCATTACGCAGTTTAAACAGGTGTTTTAAATACGTTATTTGTTCAAATTCTAAAAGTCAGTTGCTTTAGTGGCAGCTGGCTTTTTTAATGCATGTCTGTTGAATGTGGCTCATTAAAATAATATGAGCCTTCGTTTAAACTGATTTTTA is from Acinetobacter lwoffii and encodes:
- a CDS encoding TerC family protein — encoded protein: MEFLLDPGIWVGLITLIILEIVLGIDNLVFIAILAEKLPPEQRDKARVIGLSLALFMRLGLLFAIAWLVTLTQPLITVFDWTFSGRDLILLFGGLFLVYKAVTELHEKIEGKPEVTVSTNVVYASFTAVVAQIVVLDAVFSLDSVITAIGMVDNIYVMMAAMIVAMGVMLLASKPLTNFVNRHPTVVILCLSFLLLIGISLIAEGFGFHIPKGYIYSGIGVAIIIEAFNQFGQRNAAKHESKIPLRHRTADSILKLMGGKLETTDTQNNEAQETFADEERYMIGGVLTLAERSVASIMTPRSQISWVDLEDSPEQIREKILSVPHSLFPVCRGSLDKVISVVRAKELLDVLEEPEELKALIKRHRPIYIFEKMKVIDAINTLRTSKGSLVLVSDEFGNVQGLISPLDVFEAIAGEFPDADEQLDLVKIDDTHWIASGMLDLYQLELELGMIDLIDEDAGYISVAGLILDKTNSTVEVGTELNYQGVQFKVTEIESNRIKSVSIHYAV